GCACCAGCGGCATCACCCGCGACTGGTTATTAACGTTGACCCAGTCACCGTCCAGCAGCGTCACTTTGCCCGGCTTGGCAATCACCCGCTGCCACTGGCGGCAGTCCAGCGTCTCACCGCTGGCGGTGACGATCAGGCTGGCCTGCGCCTGCGGGCTGACCAGCCCCTTTTGCGGGCCAAAGGTCTGCCAGTTGCCGACAAGCGCCGACGGCGGCGGGGTAGTTACCGCGCTGTTATAATCGGTCAGCTGCGCACAGCCGCTCAGGGTAACCACTGCCACGCCTGCCACAATCCACTTTTTCATTTTTTTGTTCCTGGTTAAGCCATTACGCGCTACGTTAAAAGGTTTCCTGCCGCTGAGCAAGCGCCATCCGCCCCGAATTGGCCGCTTTACGCGGGCCGCCCTCTCCTTCCCTTTGCCCCGCCCGCGCGTGTACACTAGCGGCGCAATCAGCCATCCAGGATCGTTATGAAAACCGTAGAAGAGTATTACGCCATTGCCAAAGATCTTTTCCTGGCAGCCCACCCGGAACTGCAGTCCGGCATTGCTAACCTGACCGCAGAACAGGCCGCCGCCGTGGGTATGAGCCTGGAGCAGCTGCAGGCGATGCAGAAAGACCGCGCCTACGCGGCCTACGTGCGCGAAAAAAAGCTGGACGGGGTGCTGTTCGCCATTCAGCTGGCCGAACCGGACAAAGAGGTGATGGTCGAGGCGATCGAAACCTACCTGCGCAGCCATGCAGAGGCGCTGGGAATGAGCTGGGAAGAGTTTTGCATTAAGAACGAGCTGTAATCACTGCGGGCGCGGCGGCGGGCGTACCACAAGCGGCCTGCCGCCGGCGAAAATTCGGGGCGTCCGGGCTGGCCGGTGCGCCCCCTGCAGCACGTCTTAGTCGGTCACGCGCGCCGCAGCAAGCGAAGCGAGATCGTCTTCGCGGAAGGCTTCACGGCGTACGCTGAAGCCGTCATACCAACGACATTCGACCATACCGCTGGCATAACCCGTCACGATCATCGCCGGGCCA
This portion of the Erwinia sp. E602 genome encodes:
- the yedD gene encoding lipoprotein YedD, with product MKKWIVAGVAVVTLSGCAQLTDYNSAVTTPPPSALVGNWQTFGPQKGLVSPQAQASLIVTASGETLDCRQWQRVIAKPGKVTLLDGDWVNVNNQSRVMPLVLEGSTLHYDKLQLQKVSQPTAECSDALATLQTAPVAVKKPAVAGEEPKKKHHSGMIYTQKK
- a CDS encoding DUF6388 family protein; its protein translation is MKTVEEYYAIAKDLFLAAHPELQSGIANLTAEQAAAVGMSLEQLQAMQKDRAYAAYVREKKLDGVLFAIQLAEPDKEVMVEAIETYLRSHAEALGMSWEEFCIKNEL
- a CDS encoding YodC family protein produces the protein MFSVSDEVQHKEGGPAMIVTGYASGMVECRWYDGFSVRREAFREDDLASLAAARVTD